The sequence GCACGACCTCGCCGCCGGCGTCCAGGCGCAGCGCGGGTGGGCGGCCCGATCGCTCGCGGTCCACACGGTCGGCGGCGCTCAGCCGCCGGCAGGTGCCCGGATACGCACCCTCCGGCAGGGCGCCGTGCGCCGCTTCCGTGGAGGTGCGGATCTCCGCCCGGGTGCACCAGCACGGGTAGACGCGACCTGCGTCCTCGAGCTGCGCGATCGCCTCCCCATAGCGGGCGATCCGGGACGACACGCGCACGGGCTCCCCGTCCCAGTCGATCCCGATCGCGCGCAGGTCTGCGAGCTGGACGCGCTCGTGCTCGGGGCGGGAGCGAATCGGGTCGAGGTCGTCGATCCGCATGAGGAAGCGCGACCCGGCCGAGCGCGCGAACAGCCACGCGAGCAGCGCGGTGCGCAGGTTGCCCAGGTGGAGGCGGCCCGTCGGGCTCGGTGCATAGCGGCCGTCCGCGATTGGCCCAACGTACCCTCCGCGGCATGAGGGTCGTCGCCGGAGCCCACAGGGGCCGCCGCCTGCACGCGCCGCCGGGGCGCGACACGCGCCCCACCTCCGATCGCGTGCGCGAGGCGCTGTTCCAGCTGCTCGGCCCGCTCGGCGGCGTGCGCGTGCTCGACCTGTTCGCCGGATCGGGGGCGCTCGCCATCGAGGCGCTCAGCCGCGGTGCGGCCTCGGCCGTGCTGGTGGAGCAGGACCCGCGCGCGGTCGCCGTGATCCGGCGCAACCTCGAGCCGCTCGCCGCCGACGCCGAGGTCCGCCGCGGCGACGCCCTGGCGTTCCTCCGCGCCTACCAGGGCCCGCCGTTCGGCCTCGTGCTGATCGATCCCCCATATAGTTCCGGCTCGCGGCTCGCGGGGGGCCTCGGCCATCGGCTGCCGCGTGTGATCACCGAAAACGCCCGCATCGTGACCGAATCCGACAAGCGCACACCCCTCCGGCTCGAGCTGCCGCTCGAGTCCGAGCGCACCTACGGGGACACGCGCATCGCCATCCACCGTGGAGTTTGAGCGGGCCGGCACCGCGGTGTGCCCGGGGTCCTACGACCCGGTCACCTGCGGGCACCTCGACATCATCACCCGTGCATCGAACGTGTTCGAGCGCGTGGTGGTCGGGGTCGTCAACCAGCCCGTGCGCAAGGCCAAGACGCTGTTCGAGGCCGAGGACCGGGTGGCCTTCATCACGGCAGAGGTCGAGAAGCTCGGCAACGTCGAGGTGATGGCCTTCAGTAACCTGCTCGTGGACTTCGCGCGCGAGAACGGCGCGAAGGCGATCGTGAAGGGCCTCCGGGCCATCTCCGACTTCGAGTACGAGTTCGAGATGAACCAGCTCAACCGCAAGATGGCCCCCGACATCGAAAGCCTCTACATGATGTCGTCGCCGCAGTACAGCTTCCTGAGCTCGAGCGGCGTGAAGGAGATCGCGATGTTCGGGGGCGACCTGAGCGATCTCGTGCCCCCGGCAGTCGCCGGGCGGTTGCAGGAACAACTCGCCCGTCAGCGAAACTGAGGTTGCCATGGACGTCCTGGTACTGATCGACAAGCTGGACGACACCGTCCACAATGCCAAGCCGGTCCCGCTCACGGACCAGGTGCGCGTCGACAAGGAGGAGATCTACGACATCCTCGATCAGATGCGCGCCACGATCCCCGAGGAGATCAAGCAGGCGCGCTGGATCGTCAAGGAGCGCCAGGAGATGCTCGCCGAGGCCAAGCGCGAGGCCGAGCGCATCGTCAAGGAGGCGCGCGACGAGCAGACCCGGCTGATCTCCGAGGAGGAGGTCGTCAAGCAGGCCGAGCGCCAGGCCGAGGAGATCGTCGAGGACGCCCGCGCGCGCGAGCGCGAGATCCGCCTCGGCGCCGAGGACTACGCCGACGACATCCTCAACACCCTCGAGGTCAACCTCACGAAGTTCATCGCGGCGGTGGGGCGCGGCCGCGAGCGGCTCCAGGGACGCGAAGAAGCCGAAGTCGGTTAGCGCCGCCGGGCATCCCGCCGCGCGGTACCGATAGGACCCTCGGCCTCCGGCCTCGCGTGACCGGGCCGGCTTTGCCGGGCCTCTACTCTGAGCCCCGATGGCTTCGAGGACGGACACCTACGACCTCGCCACCCTCGCGCTGCGCCCCGGCGACGGTCGCCGCATCGACGTCGAGGTCGTGCTGGACGACCTCACGCTCGCCGGCCAGCGCTACGCCGGCGGACAAGTGGGGGTGCGCGTGGACGCATCGCGCACCACCACCGGATGGGCCCTTCGGCTGCGCTTCGAGGCGCGCCTGCGCGGCCCCTGCATGCGCTGCCTCGAGGACGCCGACCGCGGGCTGGAGGTGGATGCCCGCGAGGTGGATCAGCCGGGCGGCGGGGAGGAGCTGGCGTCGCCCTACCTCGACGGCGACGAGCTCGACCTGCGTGCCTGGGCCCGCGACGCGCTGGCACTCGCGCTGCCGGCTCAGGTGGTCTGCCGCGAGGACTGCCTCGGGCTGTGCGCCCTCTGCGGGGAGAACCTCAACACGGCCGGGCCCGAGCACGAACACGAGCGCGAGCCGGATCCCCGCTGGGCCAAGCTCTCCGAGCTGAAGCTCGACGACGGCTGAACCGGCGCCCCCCGCGGGTCTCGGTGGGCATTGCCGAGTGGGATGGCGCCGAGCCCGGCGAAACCCTCATGCGGCGCGCCGACCGCGACCTGCACGAGCGCAAGGCCGCTCGCCGCTGACCCCGGCTACACTTCCCCGCCTCATGGCAGTCCCCAAGCAGAAGCAGTCGCACTCGCGCACGAACAAGCGGCGCTCCACGCACAAGATCTCGCCGCCCAGCCTGCGCTCCTGCCCGCAGTGCCATTCGCCTCGCCTGCCGCACCGCGTCTGCCCCGTGTGCGGCACGTACGCCGGCCGCGAGGTCGTCGCGACCGACGCGCACGAGCACGAGCACGACCACGACCACGAGTAGCCTTCCCGCCGTGATCGCGGTCGACGCGAACGGCGCGGATGCGGGGCCTTCCACCGTCGCCGAGGGCGTGCGGCGCGCCGGCGTCCCCGTGACGCTGTACGGCCCCGCGGCGGAGCTCGCGGGGGCCGGGGACGTCGTCGATGCGCCGGATTGGATCTCGAACGAGGACGAGCCCGTGCGGGCCGTCCGCTCGCGGCCGGACGCCTCCATGGTGCGGGCCGCCCGGGCGGTCGCGGACGGCAGCGCGGCCGCCGTGGTCTCCGCGGGTGCCACGGGCGCCATGCTCGCGGCCTGCACGCTGCACGTGAAGCGGCTCAAGGGCGTGCACCGGCCCGCCGTCGCGGCGCTGCTGCCCGTCCCAGGCAAGCCCACGCTGCTGCTCGACGTGGGCGCGAACGTGGAGGTCCGGCCCGAGCACCTGGTGCAGTTCGCCTACATGGGGGCGGCCTTCATGGAGGCCGTCCACGGCGTGGAGCGCCCGCGCGTGGGCCTCCTCAACATCGGTGAGGAGCCCACCAAGGGCACCGAGGACGTGGTGACCGCCCACGAGCGGCTGGCGGGCGGCCCGCTCGAGTTCGTCGGCAACGTCGAGGGGACCGGGCTCGTGGGCGGGGTCGCCGACGTCGTCGTCACCGACGGGTTCACGGGCAATGTCGCGCTCAAGACGATGGAGGGCACGGCCAAGACGGTCGCCGCCGCCGTGCGTGACGCCATCCGCTCGGGCGCCGTGTCCTCGATCGGCGGCCTGCTCGTGCGCGGCCGGGTGGGGCGCCTGCGCGACGCGATCGACCCCAACACCACCGGCGGGGCCATCCTCCTCGGGCTGCGCGGCGTGGCGGTGGCGGCCCATGGGAGCTCCAGCGCCGACGGCGTGGCGAACGCGGTCCGCCTGGCGCAGCGCGCGGTCGACGAGCACATGGTCGAGCGCACCGCCGACGCCCTCCGCGCAGCCGGGGTCTTGCGGTCCGCGCCCGCTGCTAGCGTCGGAGACAGCCATGGATAGGGACGAGGTTCTCGAGCGCATCCGCGCGCATCTCGCCACCGAGCTCGAGGTCGATCCGGCCACGGTCTCGGACGGCACCCGCTTCAAGGAGGACCTCGAGGCCGATTCGCTCGACCTCGTGGAGCTCGTGGTGGAGCTCGAGGACCGATATGGCATCCGGATCCCCGACGAGGAGGCCGCGCGGATCCTCACGGTCGGCCATGCCGCCGACTTCGTCGCCGCCCGGCTTCCACAAGAAGCCCGCTGATCCCCTGGACACCCTCGAATCCCTCCTCGGCGAGCTGCCCGGCCACCTGCGGCGCCAGGCGTTCACCCACTCGTCCTGGGTCGACGGCCGGGCGGAGTCGTACGAGCGCCTCGCGTTCGTGGGGGACGTCGTCCTGAGCCTCGCCGTCTCCACCCACATCT comes from Thermoleophilaceae bacterium and encodes:
- the acpP gene encoding acyl carrier protein translates to MDRDEVLERIRAHLATELEVDPATVSDGTRFKEDLEADSLDLVELVVELEDRYGIRIPDEEAARILTVGHAADFVAARLPQEAR
- the rsmD gene encoding 16S rRNA (guanine(966)-N(2))-methyltransferase RsmD yields the protein MHSGRPRLAQRTLRGMRVVAGAHRGRRLHAPPGRDTRPTSDRVREALFQLLGPLGGVRVLDLFAGSGALAIEALSRGAASAVLVEQDPRAVAVIRRNLEPLAADAEVRRGDALAFLRAYQGPPFGLVLIDPPYSSGSRLAGGLGHRLPRVITENARIVTESDKRTPLRLELPLESERTYGDTRIAIHRGV
- the plsX gene encoding phosphate acyltransferase PlsX, encoding MIAVDANGADAGPSTVAEGVRRAGVPVTLYGPAAELAGAGDVVDAPDWISNEDEPVRAVRSRPDASMVRAARAVADGSAAAVVSAGATGAMLAACTLHVKRLKGVHRPAVAALLPVPGKPTLLLDVGANVEVRPEHLVQFAYMGAAFMEAVHGVERPRVGLLNIGEEPTKGTEDVVTAHERLAGGPLEFVGNVEGTGLVGGVADVVVTDGFTGNVALKTMEGTAKTVAAAVRDAIRSGAVSSIGGLLVRGRVGRLRDAIDPNTTGGAILLGLRGVAVAAHGSSSADGVANAVRLAQRAVDEHMVERTADALRAAGVLRSAPAASVGDSHG
- the rpmF gene encoding 50S ribosomal protein L32, with the protein product MAVPKQKQSHSRTNKRRSTHKISPPSLRSCPQCHSPRLPHRVCPVCGTYAGREVVATDAHEHEHDHDHE
- the gluQRS gene encoding tRNA glutamyl-Q(34) synthetase GluQRS; amino-acid sequence: MADGRYAPSPTGRLHLGNLRTALLAWLFARSAGSRFLMRIDDLDPIRSRPEHERVQLADLRAIGIDWDGEPVRVSSRIARYGEAIAQLEDAGRVYPCWCTRAEIRTSTEAAHGALPEGAYPGTCRRLSAADRVDRERSGRPPALRLDAGGEVVRFRDRLHGEIEGRVDDLVLRRGDGTPAYHLAVVVDDAEQGVEEVVRGDDLLDSTPRQLLLARLLALRAPSYAHVPLVLGADGARLAKRHGAVTLADWQPAAAVEWIADSLGLGGASTASDLLDGFETGALPLEPTLLPAA
- a CDS encoding DUF177 domain-containing protein, with the translated sequence MASRTDTYDLATLALRPGDGRRIDVEVVLDDLTLAGQRYAGGQVGVRVDASRTTTGWALRLRFEARLRGPCMRCLEDADRGLEVDAREVDQPGGGEELASPYLDGDELDLRAWARDALALALPAQVVCREDCLGLCALCGENLNTAGPEHEHEREPDPRWAKLSELKLDDG
- the coaD gene encoding pantetheine-phosphate adenylyltransferase yields the protein MEFERAGTAVCPGSYDPVTCGHLDIITRASNVFERVVVGVVNQPVRKAKTLFEAEDRVAFITAEVEKLGNVEVMAFSNLLVDFARENGAKAIVKGLRAISDFEYEFEMNQLNRKMAPDIESLYMMSSPQYSFLSSSGVKEIAMFGGDLSDLVPPAVAGRLQEQLARQRN